One genomic segment of Burkholderia pyrrocinia includes these proteins:
- a CDS encoding chorismate--pyruvate lyase family protein gives MRFDGGQAGWRETPRPGCTLDQRDWLTRGGSLTAHLARLGRVNVRVTREAVDCAWFDEPDALASAPRAPMWVREVILLVDGTPYVAAHSIAPLAASKGVWQAMRRLRTRPLAELLYSDPQVERSALVSRRVIAGHPLYALASHALGAGARAPHTFAARRSVFQRHGKPLMVTECMLPALWRHLAEHGDGPRPAGPSGDA, from the coding sequence ATGCGATTCGACGGCGGCCAGGCCGGCTGGCGCGAGACGCCGCGGCCTGGCTGCACGCTCGACCAGCGCGACTGGCTGACGCGCGGCGGATCGCTGACCGCGCATCTCGCGCGGCTCGGCCGCGTGAACGTGCGCGTGACGCGCGAGGCCGTCGACTGCGCGTGGTTCGACGAGCCCGACGCGCTCGCCAGTGCGCCGCGCGCGCCGATGTGGGTGCGCGAGGTGATCCTGTTGGTCGACGGTACGCCGTACGTCGCCGCGCACAGCATCGCGCCGCTCGCTGCCAGCAAGGGCGTGTGGCAGGCAATGCGGCGGTTGCGCACGCGGCCGCTCGCGGAGCTGCTGTACAGCGATCCGCAGGTCGAGCGTTCGGCGCTCGTCAGCCGGCGCGTGATCGCAGGCCATCCGCTGTATGCGCTCGCGAGCCATGCGCTCGGCGCAGGCGCGCGAGCGCCGCACACGTTTGCCGCGCGGCGCTCGGTGTTCCAGCGTCACGGCAAACCGCTGATGGTCACCGAGTGCATGCTGCCGGCGTTGTGGCGCCATCTCGCCGAGCACGGCGACGGGCCGCGGCCGGCTGGCCCGAGCGGAGACGCGTGA